The following are from one region of the Arachis duranensis cultivar V14167 chromosome 10, aradu.V14167.gnm2.J7QH, whole genome shotgun sequence genome:
- the LOC107469445 gene encoding uncharacterized protein LOC107469445: MSSSGKKYFISFIDDYSRYMYLYMLHNKYETFDTFKLYKAEVEKQCEKQIKIMRSDRGGEFYERYTESGQAPGPFAKYIQEHGIMAQYTMPSTLDQNGVAERRKKTLLDMVKNNVLVDRMVDGQTLHNENVVQEHIVQEKPQEEGEAVMPLLLQEVDDATLRRSIRIRKPSSSSNYVVYLAESDYDVCYEKDSMTFSQAKKSRNSNLWLDTMKDEMNSMADNQV; this comes from the exons ATGTCCTCAAGTGGTAAGAAATACTTCATCtcctttattgatgattattcacgATATATGTATCTTTATATGCTTCATAATAAATATGAGACATTTGACACTTTTAAACTTTATAAAGCTGAAGTAGAGAAACAATGCGAAAAGCAAATTAAGATCATGAGATCAGATAGAGGTGGAGAATTCTATGAGAGATATACTGAAAGTGGACAAGCACCTGGTCCTTTTGCAAAATATATTCAAGAGCATGGTATTATGGCACAATACACCATGCCTAGCACACTAGATCAAAATGGTGTAgctgaaagaagaaaaaagactTTGCTGGATATGGTGAAGA ATAATGTTCTAGTAGATCGTATGGTGGATGGTCAAACTCTTCATAATGAAAATGTTGTTCAAGAACACATTGTTCAAGAGAAACCCCAAGAAGAGGGAGAAGCTGTTATGCCACTACTTTTACAAGAAGTTGATGATGCAACATTAAGAAGATCAATTAGAATAAGAAAACCTTCAAGTTCTAGTAACTATGTAGTGTATCTTGCTGAGTCTGACTATGATGTTTGTTATGAAAAAGACTCAATGACATTttcacaagcaaagaaaagTCGTAATTCTAATTTATGGCTAGATACTATGAAGGATGAAATGAATTCTATGGCAGATAACCAAGTTTAG